One genomic window of Equus caballus isolate H_3958 breed thoroughbred chromosome 6, TB-T2T, whole genome shotgun sequence includes the following:
- the FMNL3 gene encoding formin-like protein 3 isoform X3 has protein sequence MGNLESAEGGPGEPPSVSLLPPPGKMPMPEPCELEERFALVLSSMNLPPDKARLLRQYDNEKKWDLICDQERFQVKNPPHTYIQKLQSFLDPSVTRKKFRRRVQESTKVLRELEISLRTNHIGWVREFLNDENKGLDVLVDYLSFAQCSVMFDFEGLESGDDGAFDKLRSWSRSIEDLQPPSALSAPFTNSLARSARQSVLRYSTLPGRRALKNSRLVSQKDDVHVCILCLRAIMNYQYGFNLVMSHPHAVNEIALSLNNKNPRTKALVLELLAAVCLVRGGHEIILAAFDNFKEVCKELHRFEKLMEYFRNEDSNIDFMVACMQFINIVVHSVEDMNFRVHLQYEFTKLGLEEFLQKSRHTESEKLQVQIQAYLDNVFDVGGLLEDAETKNVALEKVEELEEHVSHLTEKLLDLENENMMRVAELEKQLLQREKELESIKETYENTSHQVHTLRRLIKEKEEAFQRRCHLEPSARGLESVGSEALARVGPVELSEGMPPSDLDLLAPAPPPEEALPLPPPPAPPLPPPPPPLPDKCPPAPPLPGAAPSVVLTVGLSAIRIKKPIKTKFRLPVFNWTALKPNQISGTVFSELDDEKILEDLDLDKFEELFKTKAQGPALDLICSKNKTAQKAASKVTLLEANRAKNLAITLRKAGRSAEEICRAIHMFDLQTLPVDFVECLMRFLPTEAEVKLLRQYERERQPLDELAAEDRFMLLFSKVERLTQRMAGMAFLGNFQDNLQMLTPQLNAIIAASASVKSSQKLKQMLEIILALGNYMNSSKRGAVYGFKLQSLDLLLDTKSTDRKMTLLHFIALTVKEKYPDLATFWHELHFVEKAAAVSLENVLLDVKELGRGMELIRRECSIHDNSVLRNFLSTNEGKLDKLQRDAKTAEEAYNAVVRYFGESPKTTPPSVFFPVFVRFIRSYKEAEQENEARKKQEEVMREKQLAQEAKKLDAKTPSQRNKWQQQELIAELRRRQAKEHRPVYEGKDGTIEDIITGLHHQPSVICHQARSAVPPSGPPRAPGPH, from the exons AGCTCCATGAACCTGCCTCCCGACAAGGCCCGGCTCCTGCGGCAGTATGACAACGAGAAGAAGTGGGATCTGATCTGTGACCAG GAACGATTCCAGGTGAAGAATCCTCCCCACACTTATATCCAGAAACTCCAGAGCTTCTTGGACCCCAGCGTAACTCGGAAG AAGTTCAGGAGGAGAGTGCAGGAGTCAACCAAAGTGCTGAGGGAGCTGGAGATCTCACTTCGTACCAACCACATTGG GTGGGTACGGGAGTTTCTGAATGATGAAAACAAAGGCCTGGATGTGCTGGTGGATTACCTGTCCTTTGCCCAATGTTCTGTCAT GTTTGACTTTGAGGGTCTAGAGAGTGGTGACGATGGTGCATTCGACAAGCTCCGGTCCTGGAGCAGGTCCATTGAGGACCTGCAGCCACCCAGCGCCCTGTCAGCCCCCTTCACCAACAGCCTCGCTCGCTCCGCGCGCCAGTCTGTGCTCCG GTATAGCACCCTCCCTGGGCGCAGGGCCCTGAAGAACTCCCGCCTGGTGAGCCAGAAGGATGATGTCCACGTCTGTATCCTTTGTCTCAGAGCCATCATGAACTATCAG TATGGATTCAATCTGGTCATGTCCCACCCCCACGCTGTCAACGAGATTGCGCTCAGTCTCAACAACAAGAATCCAAG GACGAAAGCCCTTGTCTTGGAGCTCTTGGCAGCTGTGTGTTTGGTGCGGGGTGGTCACGAAATCATTCTTGCTGCCTTTGACAATTTCAAAGAG GTATGCAAGGAGCTGCACCGCTTTGAGAAGTTGATGGAGTATTTCCGGAATGAGGACAGCAACATCGACTTCATG GTGGCCTGCATGCAGTTTATCAACATCGTGGTGCATTCGGTGGAGGATATGAACTTCCGGGTCCATCTACAGTATGAATTTAccaagctggggctggaggagttCCTGCAG AAGTCAAGGCACACAGAGAGCGAGAAGCTACAGGTGCAGATCCAGGCATACCTGGACAACGTGTTTGATGTGGGGGGTTTGTTGGAGGATGCTGAGACCAAGAATGTGGCCCTGGAGAaggtggaggagctggaggagcatGTGTCCCAT CTCACAGAGAAGCTTCTGGACCTAGAGAACGAGAACATGATGCGTGTGGCGGAGCTAGAGAAACAGCTGCTGCAGCGGGAGAAGGAACTGGAGAGTATCAAG GAGACCTACGAGAACACAAGCCACCAGGTACACACCCTGCGGCGGCTGAttaaagagaaggaggaggcctTCCAGCGCCGATGCCACTTGGAGCCCAGTGCCCGGGGCCTGGAGTCTGTGGGCAGCGAGGCTCTGGCCCGGGTAGGCCCTGTGGAGCTGAGTGAGGGCATGCCACCCTCAGACCTGGACCTCCtggctccagccccaccccctgagGAGGCCCTACCTCTGCCTCCACCACCAGCTCCTCCCTTGCCCCCACCGCCTCCCCCCTTACCAG ACAAgtgtcccccagccccacccctccctggcGCTGCTCCCTCTGTGGTGTTGACAGTAGGCCTGTCAG CCATTCGCATCAAGAAACCTATCAAGACCAAGTTCCGGCTGCCTGTCTTCAACTGGACAGCGTTGAAACCCAACCAGATCAGTGGCACTGTCTTCAGTGAACTTGATGATGAGAAGATCTTGGAG GACCTGGACCTGGATAAGTTTGAAGAACTGTTCAAGACGAaagcccagggccctgcccttGACCTCATCTGCTCCAAGAACAAGACAGCGCAAAAGGCTGCCAGCAAAGTGACCCTGTTGGAAGCCAATCGTGCCAAGAACCTGGCCATCACCCTACGCAAGGCTGGCCGCTCAGCTGAGGAGATCTGCAGGGCTATCCACAT GTTTGACCTACAGACACTACCGGTGGACTTTGTGGAGTGCCTGATGCGCTTCCTGCCCACAGAGGCTGAGGTGAAGCTGCTGCGGCAGTATGAGCGGGAGCGGCAGCCTCTGGACGAGCTGGCAGCCGAGGACCGCTTCATGTTGCTCTTCAGCAAGGTGGAGCGGCTGACCCAGCGAATGGCTGGCATGGCCTTCCTGGGCAACTTCCAGGACAACCTGCAGATGCTCACACCG CAACTCAATGCCATCATtgcagcctctgcctctgtcaaGTCCTCACAGAAGCTGAAGCAgatgttggag ATCATACTTGCTCTGGGGAATTACATGAACAGCAGCAAGCGGGGAGCTGTGTATGGCTTCAAGCTCCAGAGCCTGGATCTG CTGCTGGACACCAAGTCCACTGACAGGAAGATGACACTGCTGCATTTCATTGCCTTGACGGTGAAGGAGAAATACCCAGACCTGGCTACCTTCTGGCACGAGCTGCACTTTGTGGAGAAGGCGGCAGCAG TGTCCCTGGAGAACGTGCTGCTGGATGTGAAGGAGCTGGGCCGGGGCATGGAGTTGATTCGGCGGGAGTGCAGCATACATGACAACAGCGTCCTTCGGAACTTCCTCAGCACCAATGAAGGCAAACTGGACAAGCTCCAGCGCGACGCCAAGACAGCTGAG GAGGCCTACAATGCAGTTGTGCGCTACTTCGGTGAGAGTCCCAAGACCACACCTCCTTCTGTATTCTTCCCAGTATTTGTCCGATTCATTCGTTCTTATAAG GAAGCAGAACAAGAGAACGAAGCTCGAAAGAAGCAAGAGGAGGTAATGCGGGAGAAGCAGCTGGCTCAGGAAGCCAAGAAACTGGATGCCAAG ACTCCATCCCAGCGGAACAAGTGGCAACAGCAGGAGCTAATTGCAGAGTTGAGGCGGCGCCAGGCCAAGGAGCACCGGCCTGTTTACGAGGGGAAGGATGGTACCATTGAGGACATCATCACAG GCCTCCACCACCAACCCAGTGTCATTTGCCACCAAGCGAGGAGTGCCGTGCCGCCCAGTGGCCCCCCTCGGGCTCCAGGCCCCCACTGA
- the FMNL3 gene encoding formin-like protein 3 isoform X4 gives MGNLESAEGGPGEPPSVSLLPPPGKMPMPEPCELEERFALVLSSMNLPPDKARLLRQYDNEKKWDLICDQERFQVKNPPHTYIQKLQSFLDPSVTRKKFRRRVQESTKVLRELEISLRTNHIGWVREFLNDENKGLDVLVDYLSFAQCSVMFDFEGLESGDDGAFDKLRSWSRSIEDLQPPSALSAPFTNSLARSARQSVLRYSTLPGRRALKNSRLVSQKDDVHVCILCLRAIMNYQYGFNLVMSHPHAVNEIALSLNNKNPRTKALVLELLAAVCLVRGGHEIILAAFDNFKEVCKELHRFEKLMEYFRNEDSNIDFMVACMQFINIVVHSVEDMNFRVHLQYEFTKLGLEEFLQSRHTESEKLQVQIQAYLDNVFDVGGLLEDAETKNVALEKVEELEEHVSHLTEKLLDLENENMMRVAELEKQLLQREKELESIKETYENTSHQVHTLRRLIKEKEEAFQRRCHLEPSARGLESVGSEALARVGPVELSEGMPPSDLDLLAPAPPPEEALPLPPPPAPPLPPPPPPLPDKCPPAPPLPGAAPSVVLTVGLSAIRIKKPIKTKFRLPVFNWTALKPNQISGTVFSELDDEKILEDLDLDKFEELFKTKAQGPALDLICSKNKTAQKAASKVTLLEANRAKNLAITLRKAGRSAEEICRAIHMFDLQTLPVDFVECLMRFLPTEAEVKLLRQYERERQPLDELAAEDRFMLLFSKVERLTQRMAGMAFLGNFQDNLQMLTPQLNAIIAASASVKSSQKLKQMLEIILALGNYMNSSKRGAVYGFKLQSLDLLLDTKSTDRKMTLLHFIALTVKEKYPDLATFWHELHFVEKAAAVSLENVLLDVKELGRGMELIRRECSIHDNSVLRNFLSTNEGKLDKLQRDAKTAEEAYNAVVRYFGESPKTTPPSVFFPVFVRFIRSYKEAEQENEARKKQEEVMREKQLAQEAKKLDAKTPSQRNKWQQQELIAELRRRQAKEHRPVYEGKDGTIEDIITGLHHQPSVICHQARSAVPPSGPPRAPGPH, from the exons AGCTCCATGAACCTGCCTCCCGACAAGGCCCGGCTCCTGCGGCAGTATGACAACGAGAAGAAGTGGGATCTGATCTGTGACCAG GAACGATTCCAGGTGAAGAATCCTCCCCACACTTATATCCAGAAACTCCAGAGCTTCTTGGACCCCAGCGTAACTCGGAAG AAGTTCAGGAGGAGAGTGCAGGAGTCAACCAAAGTGCTGAGGGAGCTGGAGATCTCACTTCGTACCAACCACATTGG GTGGGTACGGGAGTTTCTGAATGATGAAAACAAAGGCCTGGATGTGCTGGTGGATTACCTGTCCTTTGCCCAATGTTCTGTCAT GTTTGACTTTGAGGGTCTAGAGAGTGGTGACGATGGTGCATTCGACAAGCTCCGGTCCTGGAGCAGGTCCATTGAGGACCTGCAGCCACCCAGCGCCCTGTCAGCCCCCTTCACCAACAGCCTCGCTCGCTCCGCGCGCCAGTCTGTGCTCCG GTATAGCACCCTCCCTGGGCGCAGGGCCCTGAAGAACTCCCGCCTGGTGAGCCAGAAGGATGATGTCCACGTCTGTATCCTTTGTCTCAGAGCCATCATGAACTATCAG TATGGATTCAATCTGGTCATGTCCCACCCCCACGCTGTCAACGAGATTGCGCTCAGTCTCAACAACAAGAATCCAAG GACGAAAGCCCTTGTCTTGGAGCTCTTGGCAGCTGTGTGTTTGGTGCGGGGTGGTCACGAAATCATTCTTGCTGCCTTTGACAATTTCAAAGAG GTATGCAAGGAGCTGCACCGCTTTGAGAAGTTGATGGAGTATTTCCGGAATGAGGACAGCAACATCGACTTCATG GTGGCCTGCATGCAGTTTATCAACATCGTGGTGCATTCGGTGGAGGATATGAACTTCCGGGTCCATCTACAGTATGAATTTAccaagctggggctggaggagttCCTGCAG TCAAGGCACACAGAGAGCGAGAAGCTACAGGTGCAGATCCAGGCATACCTGGACAACGTGTTTGATGTGGGGGGTTTGTTGGAGGATGCTGAGACCAAGAATGTGGCCCTGGAGAaggtggaggagctggaggagcatGTGTCCCAT CTCACAGAGAAGCTTCTGGACCTAGAGAACGAGAACATGATGCGTGTGGCGGAGCTAGAGAAACAGCTGCTGCAGCGGGAGAAGGAACTGGAGAGTATCAAG GAGACCTACGAGAACACAAGCCACCAGGTACACACCCTGCGGCGGCTGAttaaagagaaggaggaggcctTCCAGCGCCGATGCCACTTGGAGCCCAGTGCCCGGGGCCTGGAGTCTGTGGGCAGCGAGGCTCTGGCCCGGGTAGGCCCTGTGGAGCTGAGTGAGGGCATGCCACCCTCAGACCTGGACCTCCtggctccagccccaccccctgagGAGGCCCTACCTCTGCCTCCACCACCAGCTCCTCCCTTGCCCCCACCGCCTCCCCCCTTACCAG ACAAgtgtcccccagccccacccctccctggcGCTGCTCCCTCTGTGGTGTTGACAGTAGGCCTGTCAG CCATTCGCATCAAGAAACCTATCAAGACCAAGTTCCGGCTGCCTGTCTTCAACTGGACAGCGTTGAAACCCAACCAGATCAGTGGCACTGTCTTCAGTGAACTTGATGATGAGAAGATCTTGGAG GACCTGGACCTGGATAAGTTTGAAGAACTGTTCAAGACGAaagcccagggccctgcccttGACCTCATCTGCTCCAAGAACAAGACAGCGCAAAAGGCTGCCAGCAAAGTGACCCTGTTGGAAGCCAATCGTGCCAAGAACCTGGCCATCACCCTACGCAAGGCTGGCCGCTCAGCTGAGGAGATCTGCAGGGCTATCCACAT GTTTGACCTACAGACACTACCGGTGGACTTTGTGGAGTGCCTGATGCGCTTCCTGCCCACAGAGGCTGAGGTGAAGCTGCTGCGGCAGTATGAGCGGGAGCGGCAGCCTCTGGACGAGCTGGCAGCCGAGGACCGCTTCATGTTGCTCTTCAGCAAGGTGGAGCGGCTGACCCAGCGAATGGCTGGCATGGCCTTCCTGGGCAACTTCCAGGACAACCTGCAGATGCTCACACCG CAACTCAATGCCATCATtgcagcctctgcctctgtcaaGTCCTCACAGAAGCTGAAGCAgatgttggag ATCATACTTGCTCTGGGGAATTACATGAACAGCAGCAAGCGGGGAGCTGTGTATGGCTTCAAGCTCCAGAGCCTGGATCTG CTGCTGGACACCAAGTCCACTGACAGGAAGATGACACTGCTGCATTTCATTGCCTTGACGGTGAAGGAGAAATACCCAGACCTGGCTACCTTCTGGCACGAGCTGCACTTTGTGGAGAAGGCGGCAGCAG TGTCCCTGGAGAACGTGCTGCTGGATGTGAAGGAGCTGGGCCGGGGCATGGAGTTGATTCGGCGGGAGTGCAGCATACATGACAACAGCGTCCTTCGGAACTTCCTCAGCACCAATGAAGGCAAACTGGACAAGCTCCAGCGCGACGCCAAGACAGCTGAG GAGGCCTACAATGCAGTTGTGCGCTACTTCGGTGAGAGTCCCAAGACCACACCTCCTTCTGTATTCTTCCCAGTATTTGTCCGATTCATTCGTTCTTATAAG GAAGCAGAACAAGAGAACGAAGCTCGAAAGAAGCAAGAGGAGGTAATGCGGGAGAAGCAGCTGGCTCAGGAAGCCAAGAAACTGGATGCCAAG ACTCCATCCCAGCGGAACAAGTGGCAACAGCAGGAGCTAATTGCAGAGTTGAGGCGGCGCCAGGCCAAGGAGCACCGGCCTGTTTACGAGGGGAAGGATGGTACCATTGAGGACATCATCACAG GCCTCCACCACCAACCCAGTGTCATTTGCCACCAAGCGAGGAGTGCCGTGCCGCCCAGTGGCCCCCCTCGGGCTCCAGGCCCCCACTGA
- the FMNL3 gene encoding formin-like protein 3 isoform X8: protein MGNLESAEGGPGEPPSVSLLPPPGKMPMPEPCELEERFALVLSSMNLPPDKARLLRQYDNEKKWDLICDQERFQVKNPPHTYIQKLQSFLDPSVTRKKFRRRVQESTKVLRELEISLRTNHIGWVREFLNDENKGLDVLVDYLSFAQCSVMYSTLPGRRALKNSRLVSQKDDVHVCILCLRAIMNYQYGFNLVMSHPHAVNEIALSLNNKNPRTKALVLELLAAVCLVRGGHEIILAAFDNFKEVCKELHRFEKLMEYFRNEDSNIDFMVACMQFINIVVHSVEDMNFRVHLQYEFTKLGLEEFLQSRHTESEKLQVQIQAYLDNVFDVGGLLEDAETKNVALEKVEELEEHVSHLTEKLLDLENENMMRVAELEKQLLQREKELESIKETYENTSHQVHTLRRLIKEKEEAFQRRCHLEPSARGLESVGSEALARVGPVELSEGMPPSDLDLLAPAPPPEEALPLPPPPAPPLPPPPPPLPDKCPPAPPLPGAAPSVVLTVGLSAIRIKKPIKTKFRLPVFNWTALKPNQISGTVFSELDDEKILEDLDLDKFEELFKTKAQGPALDLICSKNKTAQKAASKVTLLEANRAKNLAITLRKAGRSAEEICRAIHMFDLQTLPVDFVECLMRFLPTEAEVKLLRQYERERQPLDELAAEDRFMLLFSKVERLTQRMAGMAFLGNFQDNLQMLTPQLNAIIAASASVKSSQKLKQMLEIILALGNYMNSSKRGAVYGFKLQSLDLLLDTKSTDRKMTLLHFIALTVKEKYPDLATFWHELHFVEKAAAVSLENVLLDVKELGRGMELIRRECSIHDNSVLRNFLSTNEGKLDKLQRDAKTAEEAYNAVVRYFGESPKTTPPSVFFPVFVRFIRSYKEAEQENEARKKQEEVMREKQLAQEAKKLDAKTPSQRNKWQQQELIAELRRRQAKEHRPVYEGKDGTIEDIITGLHHQPSVICHQARSAVPPSGPPRAPGPH from the exons AGCTCCATGAACCTGCCTCCCGACAAGGCCCGGCTCCTGCGGCAGTATGACAACGAGAAGAAGTGGGATCTGATCTGTGACCAG GAACGATTCCAGGTGAAGAATCCTCCCCACACTTATATCCAGAAACTCCAGAGCTTCTTGGACCCCAGCGTAACTCGGAAG AAGTTCAGGAGGAGAGTGCAGGAGTCAACCAAAGTGCTGAGGGAGCTGGAGATCTCACTTCGTACCAACCACATTGG GTGGGTACGGGAGTTTCTGAATGATGAAAACAAAGGCCTGGATGTGCTGGTGGATTACCTGTCCTTTGCCCAATGTTCTGTCAT GTATAGCACCCTCCCTGGGCGCAGGGCCCTGAAGAACTCCCGCCTGGTGAGCCAGAAGGATGATGTCCACGTCTGTATCCTTTGTCTCAGAGCCATCATGAACTATCAG TATGGATTCAATCTGGTCATGTCCCACCCCCACGCTGTCAACGAGATTGCGCTCAGTCTCAACAACAAGAATCCAAG GACGAAAGCCCTTGTCTTGGAGCTCTTGGCAGCTGTGTGTTTGGTGCGGGGTGGTCACGAAATCATTCTTGCTGCCTTTGACAATTTCAAAGAG GTATGCAAGGAGCTGCACCGCTTTGAGAAGTTGATGGAGTATTTCCGGAATGAGGACAGCAACATCGACTTCATG GTGGCCTGCATGCAGTTTATCAACATCGTGGTGCATTCGGTGGAGGATATGAACTTCCGGGTCCATCTACAGTATGAATTTAccaagctggggctggaggagttCCTGCAG TCAAGGCACACAGAGAGCGAGAAGCTACAGGTGCAGATCCAGGCATACCTGGACAACGTGTTTGATGTGGGGGGTTTGTTGGAGGATGCTGAGACCAAGAATGTGGCCCTGGAGAaggtggaggagctggaggagcatGTGTCCCAT CTCACAGAGAAGCTTCTGGACCTAGAGAACGAGAACATGATGCGTGTGGCGGAGCTAGAGAAACAGCTGCTGCAGCGGGAGAAGGAACTGGAGAGTATCAAG GAGACCTACGAGAACACAAGCCACCAGGTACACACCCTGCGGCGGCTGAttaaagagaaggaggaggcctTCCAGCGCCGATGCCACTTGGAGCCCAGTGCCCGGGGCCTGGAGTCTGTGGGCAGCGAGGCTCTGGCCCGGGTAGGCCCTGTGGAGCTGAGTGAGGGCATGCCACCCTCAGACCTGGACCTCCtggctccagccccaccccctgagGAGGCCCTACCTCTGCCTCCACCACCAGCTCCTCCCTTGCCCCCACCGCCTCCCCCCTTACCAG ACAAgtgtcccccagccccacccctccctggcGCTGCTCCCTCTGTGGTGTTGACAGTAGGCCTGTCAG CCATTCGCATCAAGAAACCTATCAAGACCAAGTTCCGGCTGCCTGTCTTCAACTGGACAGCGTTGAAACCCAACCAGATCAGTGGCACTGTCTTCAGTGAACTTGATGATGAGAAGATCTTGGAG GACCTGGACCTGGATAAGTTTGAAGAACTGTTCAAGACGAaagcccagggccctgcccttGACCTCATCTGCTCCAAGAACAAGACAGCGCAAAAGGCTGCCAGCAAAGTGACCCTGTTGGAAGCCAATCGTGCCAAGAACCTGGCCATCACCCTACGCAAGGCTGGCCGCTCAGCTGAGGAGATCTGCAGGGCTATCCACAT GTTTGACCTACAGACACTACCGGTGGACTTTGTGGAGTGCCTGATGCGCTTCCTGCCCACAGAGGCTGAGGTGAAGCTGCTGCGGCAGTATGAGCGGGAGCGGCAGCCTCTGGACGAGCTGGCAGCCGAGGACCGCTTCATGTTGCTCTTCAGCAAGGTGGAGCGGCTGACCCAGCGAATGGCTGGCATGGCCTTCCTGGGCAACTTCCAGGACAACCTGCAGATGCTCACACCG CAACTCAATGCCATCATtgcagcctctgcctctgtcaaGTCCTCACAGAAGCTGAAGCAgatgttggag ATCATACTTGCTCTGGGGAATTACATGAACAGCAGCAAGCGGGGAGCTGTGTATGGCTTCAAGCTCCAGAGCCTGGATCTG CTGCTGGACACCAAGTCCACTGACAGGAAGATGACACTGCTGCATTTCATTGCCTTGACGGTGAAGGAGAAATACCCAGACCTGGCTACCTTCTGGCACGAGCTGCACTTTGTGGAGAAGGCGGCAGCAG TGTCCCTGGAGAACGTGCTGCTGGATGTGAAGGAGCTGGGCCGGGGCATGGAGTTGATTCGGCGGGAGTGCAGCATACATGACAACAGCGTCCTTCGGAACTTCCTCAGCACCAATGAAGGCAAACTGGACAAGCTCCAGCGCGACGCCAAGACAGCTGAG GAGGCCTACAATGCAGTTGTGCGCTACTTCGGTGAGAGTCCCAAGACCACACCTCCTTCTGTATTCTTCCCAGTATTTGTCCGATTCATTCGTTCTTATAAG GAAGCAGAACAAGAGAACGAAGCTCGAAAGAAGCAAGAGGAGGTAATGCGGGAGAAGCAGCTGGCTCAGGAAGCCAAGAAACTGGATGCCAAG ACTCCATCCCAGCGGAACAAGTGGCAACAGCAGGAGCTAATTGCAGAGTTGAGGCGGCGCCAGGCCAAGGAGCACCGGCCTGTTTACGAGGGGAAGGATGGTACCATTGAGGACATCATCACAG GCCTCCACCACCAACCCAGTGTCATTTGCCACCAAGCGAGGAGTGCCGTGCCGCCCAGTGGCCCCCCTCGGGCTCCAGGCCCCCACTGA